The genomic window CttatatttgaaacattttaaaaGGGTTAAGTAAAACACACATTACCGAATTGACTTTATTTAACACAGTTTAAAAATAACTCGTATCACAGGTTAGCATTTACAatttagaagaaaaaaaaatcgataacCGACACAATGAGTTAAGCTTATTATAAGAATATTACTGCAATCAACTACAAATATTCTTACAATATGAAAAAAGAAAACTATAACtaattatttggtaaaaataaaaattgcttaaGTAATAAGAGATTATAAGACACAGTGGCCCACAGCTCCATCATAATATCTgaaagtaaatttttattattacaattatttcaaaAGCAAAATGTGTTGATCGACAcatcacaagttaggatatcatcctcaccaactgcatgtgtggcgttcttccacagtgcggttttaaaggaatcttttccacgtactataaagctgtggaatgagcttccttgtgcgatgttctgggacgatacgacatgcgtaGGTACATTAAAAAAGAGGACGGctacgctcctgtggttcctctggtattacaagagaatgtggacggcggtaattacttaacaccaggtgacccgtacgctcgtttgtcatccttttcaataaaaaaagctactttagttaaatatttctataccaCTAAGATAATAAACTCCAAGCATATTCCACATAAAGGAGCTGACTCCGCGCTTCTTAGACCTGCCCTGGTGTGGTCGGGGTGTAGGTAAGACAAACAAATTATTTGAGACAAGAGATTAGAACAATCAAAATGAGAAACGCAAATGTACCGCTGTAGCGTACagctgtatatattatatatgtcgtAATCAAGAACGTCGAGCTGAAACCAGTACGAACATGATTCGGTACTCGAGTTGGCTCGGGCGGTGGGATTTGGATTGAATTTAGAACCGTGACACTAGAAGACATttgtttatgacaataagggacgggacgagcaagacgttcagctcatggcaattaatacgtcctgcccattacaatgcagtgccgctcaggattattgaaaaatccaaatattcggagcgtcactacaattgggctcatcaccttgagacataagatgttaagtctcatttgcccagtaaatttaatactgcttcacgacagtgTTTGTAAACTACAAGACGTACCTTTAGTTAGACATATGCTCGTGTTGCATGTCGACGTACGCGGAGCCCGCGCACAGCCCAATCTTCTGGCAGATGCCCTTAGTGCCGAAGTCCTCGATAAGGTGGATGATACCTTCACCGTAGATCTCCAGCATCGTGTGACACTGAAATATTTCATACCCATTTGAACtaactaaatttttaaatttatttattcaaagaaTTAAACTTCGGAGAAACGTTTAAACAACAAAACTTCCTATTTAACAAAGAATTGAGCAGGCCTGTCTCGTACGAGCGGCCACACCATTGTGACTATCCAGTAAGGACTTGACGAGTGAGCAGTGACGCACCCGCGAGCCTTGTTCGTCACCTGCCTCACCGGTCCGACCgatcttttaaaaatggagaaacataaataaagcaaagcatattaaaggtcattaTGTATCACAACAAAATTGACTGCCCCGAACTTACATCTTCATTCATCCAATTTAAAGTCCCGAAGAAGCGTACAAGGCATACCTCCCTTTTTAATGTCTCAATTACTCACTCTATTTATGCCCAGAATTCGGTGGTCTGTCGTACCATTAGCtgctataataaacatttcttacGAACAGATATATTCGCCCATACTAAAAGCTCTTTCaaaaaggaaatcattttaAGTATACTGTAATCGAGGAGTTGAAAACGACTTAAGACAtacgcacatacactcatacacacatacacatctttatatttattagttattttttttattttgatttaatcatagtttaattagagcgttaaatgttataccataaatagtgtgaacctgtaattggcagtcggccatcgcataatatttttgttattagtttaatttttgtgtgctgttggttcaataataataataataaaaaaaaatatgatccaaaattaaatttttttagctTCCTAAAGATGTCGAAACattctaatttaaattaattattattatattaccattactaccattattattatattaccatTCACCTATTTATTTCCTCTACTTAAGTAActttgactatgtcgtggtgTTCCagcgcatacattactatctgcaacgaatgtaggtttgacaacgaaaggatattgatataaaattattacctatttatattacagaaaaaactgagctatttctATAAGATGACCTAATCGTAGGTAGGTCTACCTACCTTTTAGGTACAGAAGACAACCCTCACGTCATCACAACAGGCTTACCTCTCGAGGCTTGACTCTTTAGGTCACGCGATataaagagaggcaacttctatgtgaataaaaatgaaggttaatagcgctgtgcTATCTGAATTCCACCTTATTGTACGACCGCAAGAGTCCccatttctttaattgatttagCGGAGCGAGACTtgtgtacttgtactattacatattacatatttcaTGAAACATTAAACGTGTTTTTTTCGCTACTTTGTcgtaattaatagttatttatacaactgttaTGTAATGAGGGGTATCAAAACACAAATGTGGGTTTATCTatacgaggcgaagccgagtgtgataatagtgtcacttgagtgttttaatgcgtaattatcaacagttgcgtaCAAGTCTTTATCTATAcctataatatgaatcctctaaaagattctgacgCAGTTAGCttactactaatattaaaacagccagtTCTAATAGTAACCTTATATCATCCactactgattatatacaaataaattaagtattaatgaaagaattatttattttagtagtaacttacattttgtgtagtgcaattattaaaatgtacttgaatattatgttcttttgcagcgtttaaaatatcctgcggtgtgctgtcaaaacttgaatcgctcattttttcaagaaaaatagtGGGGATTCGaattacctatttttttttagcgagacgttctggtagtgtggaacatgcgtaaacgaaaatgttctttttttgaaatttatacagataccacgcatcgagcaaaaagaatgtggctgtctgttgaaactcttaaCGCAtaaagggatcgaaaaaaaacataggagtgtttttattttatggaataggaggacatacgagcgtacgggtcacctgttgttaagtgatcaccgccgcccacaatctcttgcaacaccagaggaatcacaggagcgttgccggcctttaaggaaggtgtacgcgctttttttgaaggtacccatgtagtatcgtcccggaaacaccgcacaaggaagttcattccacagctttgtagtacgtggaagaaagctccttgaataccgcactgtggtggaccgccacacatccagatggtgagtatgataacctaacttgtggcgtgtcgtgcaaaggttgaattgtgttgttatgaaattcagtacaacattacaacactcgtttggatgatgtaatggttattaggacattgggtgttttaatgttggcaataagctaactgttttagaatctttgctagaggatttaaagcatgggtgtagataaatataattactgtTGTTGCTgctattgaatgaatgaatgaataagcctttattgcaaacaatgtaagattcatacaatatatatagtctaatctaatctaaataatattgtaaactaagtaatattctaagctaagtaataataatctaagttatattctaatctaagtaataatcgaatataagtgatattcttaatcttctacatcgttcgcttgtcttccgacatagACCTCCTCCAGAAATTTCCATTGTGATCTGTCCAGAGCAGATCGTCTCCACGTTGGTCCAGtcacttttttaaaatcatcttcccatctaatGGGTTGTCTTCCTTGATTTCTTTTCCCTTGTCTTGGATACcagtctataatattttttgtccatttatcAATATTGCTTCTCAAGGTGTGTTCTGCCCATCGCCATTGTAATCTTTTTATAGTGTTGTCTATCCCTTCTAATTTCGTTTTCTTCTTGATTTGTGTTCGTCGTACTTTGTCTTTCCTTTTGATCTTTAACATGCTTCTTTCAATGCTTTGTTGACACACTttcaatttatgtatatttttctttgttaaggACCATGTTTGGCATCCATATGTCATGCAAGGTGTAATGCACATATTGAAAACTTTGCTCTTAAATTTCTGCGAGATCTCAttagttttcattatattttttaaagaccaGTATCTTCTCCAATAACTTGCCACTCTTTGCTCTATTTCCTTGtccatgaggtttgtgggggataTGATTTGGCCCAAATACGTATATTCTTCAACATATTCGATAGTATTTTGGTCCACTGTTATAAGTTCACGGATCTGTTAGTCATTATCTTGGTTTTTTCAGTGTTAATATCTAAAcccaatattttgtaaacaaaatagacgccattaaaaaatatgttgccagctatgaaagtaCTATTATACCCCGAGTCCCTCCgctgggatagttttttgtgtttattggtagatatgGAAAAGAGGCTGTTATGTACAATTCCACATgatgttataattattgaaagtcaaagtcaaataatcttcattcaattaggcttaaactaagcgctttgaatagtcactataaatatttcttttaaattactgactttatatgtttggaaaaagttgagctcgtgagaacattaacggaaactttttaaccgacttcaaaaaaggaggaggatcTCAATACGccggtatgtttttgaagtgaaacttcattatcgacgtatgagataaattttatagcaaattgtCACAATTTTCGGTTACgcacaattttgttttcttaaatccaagatggccgctgcgcaaatgtatgataacaacaatattgatatcgaatccgaggttctcgagggtgcagagaacgaatttggaatcagttttcaaatcaaagatggccgccgcgcaaatttatgatttcaacaatattgatatcgaatccgaggttctcgagggtgcacagaacgaatttggcatcagttttcaaatcaaagatggctgcgGTGAAATATTCGATTGGGGCTATACGTTTGTgtggtggttataatgataatcctattgctttcgatagccgccgcccatctatgtgttaggtataccagaagattgcCTGCCGATCCATCATGgcaaaagccgtactgtcggtcgttgatcaactggtgaccttctaggttTACCAGGCActcgttctaagcacgattggagaaattcCATCCGGGCCGCTCGACTTGGCGGGATGGTCAGCGGTGTTTCTCTTCAAGATTCGAGTATAACGACTAGGatttgcgtgttccagtcgggtaactggaaagctgctcgccgattttcaCAATGTGCTTCGATTTTGCaagggcgatttgccgcttgaagaatctggaagcacggtttaCGGCATATTTTCTTTTCTTCCCACGCAGATCGGATTCTTTGAACCcggcgccgcaacccaagttcgatacgcctgatTTTTGCAGGCAGAtactgctttaactgacgcattgaATCAGAGCTGTGATCTACCACCGATCGGGTCTACAGAGctaggtataaaaatatccatgccctgtagtatcacatcggctactgcaacggtgcaggcactgggatcatccgaaaggaaacaaaccttCGCCCctagggtaggatgcaaaaaagaaaCGCATCGCAATCTGCTGAGGTGTAGTGCCagacgcggcgggtcgctgttGGTGTGCgatggataggcactacactcctgaccaggcaatggtcggacgttccgagagaggcgtcgacagagacttggtaactatcgggatgtgtagtcagtagaagatacaaTAAGGACGGCGTGTGgctccacatccgggagccaaGCTGgggactcaaccaattgggacagagcATACGcaaatgtaaaattatgcacagatcgctctgcgtagtctgtggtacgtgacccaagccattcggcattgtgcccgttgaaatcacccaaaaCTACGCCTCCGCTAAGTTGTCGTATGGACCGGATCGGTCATCGTTCCCGTCGcacatattttagggaaggagaTGACCCggcacgacgccgccgcaagcaatgccattcagcATACCtaccttgggcctgggacttccctatccTTTTTATGTACCGGTGAAGCACAGGGAAAaaacttggcctgtttttaACCTGGTGACATCGAAATCCTATTCAGCTGCCTACCGTCACTCACCCTGTTATAGTACTTGGCGGGCAGCATGTCGCACGCCCTCTCCACGATGTGCACAATGTTCCGGTCCATCTTATCGTTGCTCAGCACCTTCTTCAGCGCCATCACAACTGTCTCGCACACGGCGCAGTCCAGGATCTCCTCTGAAACCAATCCACTGgctactcaaattcaaatatttttattcaaaataggatatatcACTTATTCAACGTCAAAGACCAACacttcgaaatagtatgccttaggcctgagaagaacgggcacgaGAAACTCagctggattttttttataaaagcatGGAATACAATGTAATTTCGTAAagtaaacaattataattaaataaattaatcccAGTACAGACTGGGTATCCTAACCTATCCCACACAAACCACCGATCCACGTACTGTACACGGGCGTGATTTCATACCACCGATCCTGCaaggagatctgttcacgacttcgcatCAGCATAtgcctgtatagccgagtggttagcgatcctacctacaaagctagaggtcccgggttcgaatcccggtaggtgcaagcatttatatgatgaatatggatgtttgtttccgagtcatggatgtttaaatgtatttatgtatgtttatatgaatttatgtatgtttaagtaagtatattgtattaaatatatcattgtcttgtaacccataacacaggctatatatgcttaacttggggcatgataatttgtgtaaaaagtgtgtcaatattattattatattatattatatggtctgacgcaattgacgaatcccagatgtggtagatcatacaccttcactgttggaccttctttTGACTTCACATCCGAAGGGCTACCTAGTTTAAGTTGACCCTCCTCTAGGAttgtcggaccactgcctgatccggggcaccgtgccgatcacgcgcctaacacggcgcCGCAGGCGTAACAGgtagatctgtttttcgctggatGATCCAGATGgggctgctgacgctgttgctgatgtggaaggactgcaaggtatggaactcttcattccatcttCCTCGGTGTCTATCGGTGGCAGATTACAGCCATGGTTtaaccgctcctgcaaaatgacCTCTTatcgaaagcaggagtgctataaGGCTTGGCTCAATGCGTTGGTATCTACCACTGCACAGGGACGATGACTCGCTAGCCCATGACGCCAAatagaaagctgatctcctgggctccctcttggCGTCCAAGTCTTCTCTGGACGaacaaggtgcaccaccaccgcatattccgcggtgagAGTTTTTTACATCcagtaaaaatccggcatggcgccgtgcttaaggcaCTTCTCATCTTGGACATTCATAAATCGAgtgggcccgatggcattccccgatagtgctgcggacatgtgcttaCCAACTGGCGCCGGTCCAGACCCATCTTTTACTTTTACGGCTCTCCGACTCATCAAGTGTAGTCCCGAAATCATGGAAGGTGGCTTTAGTGCACCAGATctctaagaaaggtgtacgctcgcATCCATCCAACTActgccccattgccattacctccattttctcgaAAGtatgccattacctccattttctcggAGTcaatcatcaaccgccagctcttgggatatcTATCAACGACTGCTAGTACGGTTTCCggcagggtcgctcagctggtgatcttcttgcaaacctcacccataaatgggcgcaagcggttgagtcgaagggagaggcgttggcggtgagtttagacatagcgaaggccttcgaacGGGTGTGACATAAAGCGCATCCTatggatggcagtttcgctagaAGGCTTCCCGAGAGGTTGTGCAAATGgttcactagctttttggccaaccggagcatcaaggttgttatctaCGGTGCATGCCGGTCCGACTTTCAACCCATATACGCTGGCGTCCCGCAAGGCTAcatgctatcccctacactgtttcttctgcatatcaatgatatgctgcaagtCAGCAGTGTCCATtgatatgcagacgacagcacagggtatgcttcctacatgTCCCGAGATAGCATCAACGAGAACCGGAAccaacttgtgtctgaaatagAGACTATGTTTaacaaagtctcggaatggggccgacaaaattttgtctaattcaaccccaagaagatgcaagtttgtgcgttcaccgctagaaagtctccctttgtcgtatcccatcgattcgagatcactcctctaactgccacgtTGGGTTGTggtgtgggttctctctgcatcttctaccgcatttatcacggggagtgctcagaggagctgttcgggttgatttcaGCGGTCGAATTCCACGACCGGatattacgtgcaaagtaccacccgaatcatgttgacgtctggcatttcaCAACCCCGCGTTTTGTAAGAAATTTCCTGCCTCGCAAGCCgctttgtgaaatcaattaccgGTTGCGGTGTTCCCGAaccaatacgacttagggaccttcaaggaaGGATCATATAAAATAGACCGGCAACGCAtatcttgacacctgttgttgcggaggACCATGGGctgttgcctcacctctccccatcccgcgagcctcttgcctgtttgtcccatcttatataaaaaaacgtttttaacaattcttttaaatttcgtaacacatttgttttgtacatttgtGTTCATTTTCATATTCATTGTACACGCTTTgtgcttataattattattaataaatcagtACAACTAGTTATTTAAACGGTTTGATTAGGTTAAGCTTCAAATACAATTATGTTACAGTaataaaaggcattcattttctcaaaattgattactttcgAGTACTTGTACTTGATGTCAATTATAGCACTCAtcacaacttcaaaaacaaatggaaatggcgcatgaaactcttatcatattaatttcatatttttagtAAAGCAATGGTGGTAAAAActcaattcaaaatttaaatattaattcatgcaaataataaaatttaaattgattatgAACATATAAGCGACTAAAACAAGCTAAAAATGTTCCACCTCATTCACTCGCGCCATATACTCTTTCGCTGTCGTTTTATGTGGACCGGGACCGAGAAAATGTCTGCTTTGAATTCCTGTTGGAtctttaatcttaatatatataaattacgtgacacgttgtttgtccgcgatggactcctaaactaatgaacggattttaatggggattacttcatggagtgcagtttggtccaacttgagagataggatactttttatttcgatttgggactcataattatttttattttcaatatttgttttgtatggtcatattttctatgagagaatttagtaaagcacggtttgacagttcccctgtgaaagaatttcattacaacatcaGGGAGCATTTTATACGAATtaatcttgatgttttgaagtatattggcaaattccaataaaatagtattttttttattatctacagaacaacgtctgtcggggcagctagtaaattataaatcGTGATTCAATTTTTGAGGCAACCCActtgttcttttttatttaaaccacTGAACAGAAGGTTGCTTCCTACTCGAGTTCCagcacaaaaaaattaaactctAATAGATTGTTTGCTGTTGTTCCCTGCTTTTGTTCTTTTCCTTTGTTATGTATTGTATTGTCAGTTTGTTTTGTGATGCCTACATGTGGTGTGTCCTCTGTACGCTGGAATCTTTTTAGGTGCCGTTTTTATAACCGGTCTAATTCGCCATACACTGCGCTAATTTGAAGAGTTATTAGCAGTAATGGTCGCTAACCTATAAGTGCCTCAGTTGTTTTAATCAAGAGTTGAAGTTGACCACAAAAAGAATCGACATTACCTTTGACGGCGTTGAAGTTCACGGACTTGCACAGCTTGAGTTCCTGGCACACCTCGTCCGGGTTCAACTCCTGGGCAAGCAGACTGATGACTAGGTCCGAGTACTTCTCCACGAACTGATCACATTCCGAGCGAACCGACTTGGGCATACGTTTACACACCCCGTGGACAATCTTTTTGATTTCGTCCTGGAAGAAAACAGATTTCTACATACTGAAAGACATTTTATTTCTGAAAATgtatatgttaaattattcttCCCGTACCGATACGACTTACAGTACCTTCGAGTAAAGACCATACTCTCACCTTAGAACCctgcaacgcatctcttgacacttgttgttgcggatgtctacGGGCAATTGTTTCACCACTCCCCCCCCCCCATACCGTGAGCCCAGTTGCCCTCTCTCATGTATAAAACGTCTTCATAATTCAATCTCTATTGGTAAAATCAATACGAATGCTTCCGAAACAAATGGTACTGTGAGGGAGAAATAACGGCCCGAGAAACTGATATGCACTACCATTAACAAACATTTATGGTTTTAGAAGGATGCGAGCTTATATCATTCACTTCATTTGGGTGAGCATCAAAAGTGTGGTGAGcaatacttacaatatagtTGCGTTACACACACAAAGCGTTAAAGTGAGAAGAACATTTGAAACGGAGATACAACAGATAGCAGAGTGAACGAAGTTACTGTCCACCACTAGCTGACACACATGTTGACTAATTAAAATTGGTCACGCGTTCTCGGCTAtgtcctgtgcttccccgggacATACAAAGAATAGGGAAGTTCCAGGCCCAagagtgtcgtaagaggcgactgaAGGCATTTGCAATGGCGGCTTTTTCAatcgtgaagcaataatgaaataagtgtaagcattgttgtgttccggtctgaagggccgtagctagtgaaataaataaatatgattatgaatgaaaataactgagcaaatgagatGTAACATGTTATATCTCAATCAACTTACATCATTGTGTTTGTCCTTGATCTGGTCGTCGATCTCCTTCAGAACAAACTCGCAGATCACACACACGGTGGAGGCGGCGCTCTCCTTCACAACGCGACCGTTCACCGTATTGTCAGGAATCTGGTTTGTTTCTGCGCAAAAcattaacacatttatttttacgGGATGTCCCACTTGATATTCATTTAGAGCATCCGTCTGACAACAGTaagatattcaaattaaaatatttttattcaaaatatgatggGTCATCACtgatgaaagtcaaaaactaccatccattccaaaacgaatgcctcttTTCtggtattaaatatacaaaattatgtatcaaaatttatgaacaatgcgggacttgaacccgcgcctctcgggttccgtccaagcgctcttaccaactgagcaaaccgttcgagtgacgcatcgaccgaatatcttgttcaactctaaggttgtagctccatctacaggatctactttacagttaacctgctcaaccattgcattttaggaaattgaattaagatgtcgctctttcaaatgtaaacagtttgttattttaaagtgatatccctcacttctgggactaactttaattattaaataattgacaAATGTAATGAAGACTTAAAGATCTTCGTGTTCAAGTTCTTACGTGTTCTTATATAATATGGCGTGTCATTGTGTTCAAGAATTTTAGGTAAAGTCAGGTAAGGGAGCGATTAGTTATACCAGAAGTATCAATTTGCTCAGGAGTTTTTAGGTGGTCGGGTTGAGTCAGCTTAGGAACAAACGTATCATAATGATCAGGAATTATTGTGTAGTTTCGGCTCGAGTAATGGAAGGCTGATAGGGAAAAATATACCAGAGTAAGAGACGACTAAGCGCATTTACTAGTGGGATgcttctttgtacaggatgctggctagattattgTATTGCCGCATAttacaattgtagtgccgcacagaactTCAGAACAGGGtgtgtcaagaatcctgagtggcgctgcattgtaatgggtagggcgtatcaattaccatcagctgaacgtcccgctcggcTCGTCTCTTGTTGTCACGAGTTAGACGTCCTCCTAATACACCTTGGCCAGAATAGTCCTCAGAACATATTTTGACAAGCCCATTTTTGCACGTGCGAGATGATATATGGCTACGGACAAGAAGTCAAGATACACGTTGCCTTTCAGGTGCGAGTTCACTCTTATTATGGGGAAGTGTAGGTCTCACTTGTATCGCTTCGGGAATACTGCAGCCTGGAGTTTCctgattccacaaagtagctgCGCGGGGCTAACAGTTtcttgtggaatgccagacacCAAAGAGATGCGGATACAATTTCGAATTTTGATGTAATTTTCCCGTGATCCGTTATTTAACTGAACGACTCCGAAGACTCCGCGTGATGCGGTAGAAGGTGCACAACATCGTATATTTGTAAGCAAGTCTAgagattcgagccgctcttcgttgaaTTCGGTCAAATGTAATGAGCCACGTGAGATCGGTAATGACTGTGTCACTTGACATTGTTGTCAAACTGACATTAACCTAACTATAATCCGCGCAACAAAcgaagtttttttaatactcaTTAAAAATTCCTCTTTTTTCTGGAAATTtgtacaattacaataaaagaaATGATGCAATTATGACCAATTGAAAACTTAAGTAGAAATGTGCAGAGCATAAAATCAAGGGACACGATAAATGGTCAATAACATTAATGTCTTTGGTTACAAAGAACAAAACACTGCCTACAAGAAGATCGTTGGAGGAATAAAGGCAGgtaataaattatcaatattagCTACAGAGGAGAATAGTCACAGTAAGAAGAGGAATTTGTGCAAAGAGGCGAACAAACAGATGTCGAGGCAGAATATTTATCCGATCCGGTGACACTCCAGTTTAAAGTACTGTCATCACACGGATAACAAACCTGCAGACATTAAAATGAGAATGTTCCGTTCCTGTTCCAACGCAGGTAATAACGAACAATTAATCGCAAATATAAACATGTGTGTGTACTAATGTAAGCACGCGAAAAGTTATTCTTTCTTGGCgtaatgaaacaaaaatccttaataaaatatacctcgtgctattttacgtttgtagaaaaaacaaaattgtaattaacaaggtattatataaaacctataaacataatatataccgcataatttagttaaataacgtttaattaaatgttatcaaattatttttatgcaattagAGCTGATTTTTTAAACAAGacgtatataaattgaaattcatattgaaatttatttaattctcgtccattggctgtggttcagtagacatatgagttacaagaggcttatgtTAGTTGAAGTATGATACTAATGGTCTAGTTGAGCAGCTGCCGTCAGTGTGATAATTTCTCCGACGCACCAATGAAGTATAAGTTCAAACAGACTCACCGATATCATAACGGGCGCTCACATCCAACATATGAGCGGGCAGCATGGGTCTCCTGATATTGTTTCTATCGC from Leptidea sinapis chromosome 7, ilLepSina1.1, whole genome shotgun sequence includes these protein-coding regions:
- the LOC126965511 gene encoding prosaposin isoform X3; translation: MLKDNRSEVSIRNALSGLCSHLSAKLRTQCVDFVDTYTNQLIEMLIADLNAQEICVYLKLCQDNVNKTNPLNLKPIDKYHEKPALRGDRNNIRRPMLPAHMLDVSARYDIETNQIPDNTVNGRVVKESAASTVCVICEFVLKEIDDQIKDKHNDDEIKKIVHGVCKRMPKSVRSECDQFVEKYSDLVISLLAQELNPDEVCQELKLCKSVNFNAVKEEILDCAVCETVVMALKKVLSNDKMDRNIVHIVERACDMLPAKYYNRCHTMLEIYGEGIIHLIEDFGTKGICQKIGLCAGSAYVDMQHEHMSN